In the Halichoerus grypus chromosome 4, mHalGry1.hap1.1, whole genome shotgun sequence genome, one interval contains:
- the HSPE1 gene encoding 10 kDa heat shock protein, mitochondrial, producing MAGQAFRKFLPLFDRVLVERSAAETVTKGGIMLPEKSQGKVLQATVVAVGSGSKGKGGEIQPVSVKVGDKVLLPEYGGTKVVLDDKDYFLFRDGDILGKYVD from the exons ATG gCAGGGCAGGCGTTTAGAAAGTTTCTTCCCCTCTTTGACCGAGTTTTAGTTGAAAGGAGCGCAGCTGAAACTGTAACCAAAGGAGGTATTATgcttccagaaaaatctcaaggaaAAGTGTTGCAAGCAACAGTAGTAGCTGTTGGATCGGGCTCTAAAGGAAAG ggtggAGAGATTCAACCAGTTAGTGTGAAAGTTGGAGATAAAGTTCTTCTCCCAGAATATGGAGGCACCAAAGTAGTTCTAGATGACAAG GATTATTTCTTATTTAGAGATGGTGACATTCTCGGAAAGTATGTGGACtga